The sequence below is a genomic window from Ottowia sp. SB7-C50.
AGCACGCTACAAAATCTGTTGCAATGCTGCCATGGCGACGAGCGGCCCGAGTGCCCCATCCTCGACCAGCTGGCGGGCACGTGACGGCGCACGCCGCGCACGCGGCCATGTCATCCAACTTTACAAACCGACATGCGCCACTGAAGTTCGCGATACACGCGCCGCGCACACTGCATGCCAAGCCGGTGCCGTGCCTTGCTTCCCGCAGGCCTGCCGGCCAGGCTCGTATCCCGAGCGCATGACTGAAAGGACATGGATCATGACTCTGACCCCGAAACGCCTGTTGATCGCCGCTGTGCTGGCCGCCAGTGGCGCCCTTGCCATCGCCCAGGCGCCCGCGCCGGCCAACCAGCCCGCGGCGGGCGAAGCCTCGGCCGCACGCCCCGGCCCCGGCGGCAAACGCATGGACCCGGCGCAGATGCAGCAGCGCATGGCCGAACGCCGCGCCCAGCGGCTGGCCGCGCTCAAAAGCGACCTGAAGCTGACCCCGGCGCAGGAAGGCGCGTGGAACCAGTTCGTCGCCGCCAGCCAGCCGCCCGCCATGGGCCAGCGCGGCCCGATGATGGACCGCGCGCAGATGGCGCAGCTGACCACGCCGCAGCGCCTGGACCTGATGGACAAGCGCATGGCCGAGCGCCAGGCGCACATGAAGCAGCGCAGCGACGCGGTGAAGACCTTCTACGCCCAGCTGACGCCCGAGCAGCAGAAGACCTTCGACAGCCGCCCGATGCGCGGCGGGCGCGGCGAAGGTCGCATGCACGGTGGCGGCATGCACGGCCACATGCATGGCGGCCCGGGCATGATGGGCCGCTGACCGGCCATCATGGGCTGACCCCACCCTGGCGCGGCGCAGACTCCTAGGGCCCACGGCGTCCTGCACCGTCAGGGCGCCGTTTTTTTATGCCGATTCGGGCACATTGCGCTGGCGGGTGTTACGCAAGCAGCTATACTTTTTGCAGTCCTGCGGCCCCGGCGCCACACCGCTCTGGGCGCGCGGGCCGATTGGACGTAAGCTGCGCACGTGCCCTACACCGCCCCACCCCCCCCTCCTTTGCCGCCGCGCCCGCCGCGCGGCACCCTGAAGCTGCCCGACGTGCGCACCGTTGCGCTGACGGCGCCCCTGAACTGGCTGGCGCTGGGCTGGCGCGACCTGTGGCGCATCGGCATGCCCAGCCTGTTGCACGGCATGCTGCTGACCACCTTCGGCCTGCTGCTGCTGATGCTGGCGCGCGACCAGTTCTGGCTGCTGGCGGGCGCGTTCTCGGGCTTTCTGGTGGTGGCGCCGGTGCTGGCCACCAGCCTGTACGCGCTGTCGCGCGCGCTGGAGCGCGGCGAGCCGGCCAACCTGCGCACCATCGGCAAGACGTGGACGCGCTGGCAGTTTTCGCGCTATGCGGTGCACGGCGGCTACTGGAGCCTGGTGCGCTTCGGCCTGCTGCTGTCGCTGGCCGGCACCGGCTGGGTGCTGACCTCGGCCGCGCTCATCACCGTGCTGGCGCCCGCGCCGGTCAACACGCCGACCGACTTTCTGCGCCATGTCGTGCTGACGCACCGGGGCTACCTGTTCGAGCTGTGGCTGACCATGGGCGCGCTGATGGCGGCGCCGCTGTTCGCGTCCAGCGTGGTCAGCATGCCGATGCTGCTGGACCGGCGGGTCGACGTGCTGCAGGCCGTGCTGACCAGCTGGCAGACGGTGATGACCAACCCCGGCGCCATGGCGCTGTGGGCCGCGCTCATCATGGGGCTGACGCTGCTGGGCATGGCCACCATGGTGCTGGGCCTGATCGTGATCCTGCCGTGGCTGGGCCACGCCAGCTGGCACGCCTACCGCGCGCTGGTCGACACCAGCAACCTGCCGGAGCGCCTGCCGCCCGAAGGAAAAGCCTGATGTTCGGTTTCAACGAAGAGCAGATCGCCTGGTTCGGCCTCACGATTGGCGTGGGCGCGTTCATGCTCTACATGGTCTTCATCATCGGGCACCTGGCCTGGGAAGCCAAGGCCGGCAAGTTCGGCACCTTCGTGCTGTTTCTGGCGCTGGGCTTCGGCATGGTGGGCTTCGTGGCCAAGATGCTGATCGAGTGGTTCATCGGCCAGTAGGGCTGCCCCCGCCCGCCGCAAGACCCCCGGGACAAACCTGTGGATGACGCTGGCACAAGCCGCGGGTTGTCCACAGCGCGGCCGCCGGGCCGGCAGTTGTCCCCACTCGCGCGGCGCGGCGCCGGCGGCTTCTCCACATCCGGCGGCCTGCGCCAAGTGCGCGTCGCGCCTGGGCTTTTGCCTTCTGTCCACAAAACGGCAGGGCACCTACTACGACTACTATCTATTCTTTAAAGAAAAAGAAACAAGTCAGCGCAGCGCCTCAAGGCAACGCCGGGCAGCCTGCCGCGCTGTTACAGCCGCGCACCGAAAGCCGTCTGGCCGCGCGCGGGCGACTGTTAAGATCGACCCGCTTTCTTCGCCCCCCGTTCCGCCCGTGCGGACTTCACCCGAGACGCCTTCGCGCCCATGTCCGTCGCCCTCGCCGGTCGCAGCCCCCGCACTTTCGACATCAAGAGCGCCAGCCTGCCCTTGCTGGCGTTGCGCCTGAAGTCGCCCGACATCGACCTGCTGGCCGACGAGCTGCTGGCGCAATACGGCGAGATGCCCGACTTCTTCGAAGACGACGGCGTGGTGCTCGACTTGTCCACATTGGCCAACGACCAGGGCGACGCCGAGATCGACTTCCAGCGCGTGGGCGAACTGCTGCACGAGCGCCGCCTGCGCCTGCTGGCCGTGCGCGGCGGCAGCCCCGCCCAGCAGGACGCGGCGCGCGCCATCGGCCTGCTGCTGGCGCCCGACACGCGCGTGCAGACGGCGGCGCGTGTCGACGAACCGGCCGACCCGACGTCGGGCAAACCCGCGGCGCCGGTGGCGGCGCCCGACCTGCCTGCGCCCGGCGCGCTGGTCATCGACCGGCCGCTGCGCTCGGGCCAGCAGGTGTATGCGCGCGGGCGCGACCTGGTGGTGCTGGCCATGGTCAACCATGGTGCCGAGGTCGTCGCCGACGGCCACATCCACATCTACGCGCCGCTGCGCGGCCGTGCCCTGGCCGGCGCGCGCGGCTGGAGCGAGGCCTGCATCTTCGCGCGCGAAATGCGGCCCGACCTGGTGTCCATCGCCGGTGTCTATCGCACCAGCGAAGAGCCGCTGCCCGACACCGTGTGGGGCCAAGCCGCCATGGTGCGGCTGGCCAGCACCGACGCGGGCGACAAGCTCATCTTCGACCCCATCGCCGGCTGAGATGCCGCGCGTGGGCCTGTTCCTGAACCCTCTTTCTTCGGCACGACCCAAGGTGCGCTGACATGGCAAAAATCATTGTGGTGACTTCCGGCAAGGGTGGCGTGGGCAAGACCACCACCAGTGCCGCCTTTGCTTCCGGGCTGGCGCTCAAGGGCCACAAGGTGGCGGTGATCGACTTCGACGTCGGCCTGCGCAACCTGGACCTCATCATGGGCTGCGAGCGCCGCGTGGTGTACGACTTCGTCAACGTGATCCACGGCGAGGCCAACCTGACGCAGGCCCTCATCAAGGACAAGCAGTGCGACAACCTGTTCGTGCTGGCCGCCAGCCAGACGCGCGACAAGGAAGCGCTGACGCGCGAAGGCGTCAAGAAGGTGCTGGACGACCTGGCCGCCATGGACTTCGACTACATCATCTGCGACTCGCCCGCCGGCATCGAAACCGGCGCGCTGATGGCCATGCACTACGCCGACGAGGCGCTGGTGGTGACCAACCCGGAAGTGAGCAGCGTGCGCGATTCCGACCGCATCCTGGGCATGCTGGGCAGCAAGACGCAGCGCGCCATCGACGGCGCCGAGCCGATCAAGGAGCACCTGCTCATCACCCGCTACAACCCCAACCGCGTGGCCGACGGCCAGATGCTGAGCCTGGAAGACATCCAGGACATCCTGCGCATCAAGCTGATCGGCGTCATCCCCGAAAGCGAGGCCGTGCTGCAGGCGTCCAACCAGGGCCTGCCGGCGGTGCACTTGAAGGGCACCGACGTGGCGGGCGCGTATTCCGACGTGGTCGAGCGCTTTCTGGGCCAGGACGTGCCGCTGCGCTACATCGAGGCCGAGAAGCCCGGCTTCTTCAAGCGCCTGTTCGGGAGGTAAGCGGCATGTCCTTCCTCTCATTTTTTCTCGGCGAGAAGAAGAAGACCGCCAACGTCGCCAAGGAGCGGCTGCAGATCATCCTGGCGCACGAACGCGCCGGCCGCCCCGCGTTTGCGCCCGATTACCTGCCGGACCTGCAGCGCGAGCTGATCGAGGTCATCAGCAAGTACGTCAAGATCGACCCGAAGGACATCAAGGTCAACCTGGAACGCCAGGACGACCTGGAAGTGCTGGAAGTGAAGATCGAGCTGCCCGAAAAAGCCAACGCGGGCTAGGAGTCTGCGCGCCGGGCGACGCCTCACGCGCGTCCGGTAGCGCTCCCGTATTATTCGGTCCTTTCCTCTTCACCCAGGCGCGCCCCGCCCGCGCCCCGCGGCCATGCCCCAGGACATCCACCCCGCTGCCGAACCGACGTTGCGCCCGCCGGAGAATGACGCTGCGTCGGGCGTGTGGCGCTGGCTGCTGGCGGCCGTCGTGGTGGCGGTCATCCTGGTGGGCGCGTACCAGGCCTACCGCTGGCTGGTGAGCGACGTCGAGCGCCGCCGCGCCGTGGCCGTGGAGCCGGCGCCCGCGCCTGCCTCCACACCCGTGGCCATGGCGCCGCCGGCCGAACGCACGCCCCCGCCCGTGGCCCGCGCGCCTGCTCCTGCACCGCCGCCTGCCGCGGCGCCCAACGAAGGCCCGGCGCCCGCCGTCACCGGCCAGTCCATCCACAAGTGCGTGGTGGACGGCCAGGTGACCTACAGCAACCAACCCTGCCCCGATGGCGCCATCAGCACCACCCTGCAGGCCGACACGCCGGGCACCGACCCCAATGGCGTGGCCGGTTCGGCCGGTGACAGCGTGCCCGCCGTGCTGGTCGCGCGCCCCGCCAGCCTGAGCGTGGGCGACCCCGGCTCGCAAACCGCCGTCTGCGGCTACCTCAAGGCCGAGATCGAACGGCTCGACTTCGAGTTCAAGCAACCGCTGCCGCCCGCCGTGTTGGACCACATCTCGTCGCAACTGGCCAGCCTGCGCGCGCGCCACGGCGAAGCCAAGTGCGCCCCGCTGACCAAGCCCGTCGACAAAAAGCCCGCCGCTGCCGCCCCCAAGCGCCCGCCGCCCAAGGTCGTCGAGGAAAAGCGCGGCGACTGAATAGCTACGAAATAGATAGCTGAAACCGCGCATCCTGCTTGCGCAAGGCAGCGAAAAGACCGAGGCACTTCGCATCGGAGCCTTGTCTGGCGCAGACAAAACAGCCGGACGCAGAGGACGCAGAGATTTCGCAGAGGACGCAAAAAAAACCAACAAACATGCTTTTTGGCTGTTCTTTTGCGTCCTTCGCGGATCCTTTGCGTCCTTCGCGTACGGCTTTCGATCTTGACGCCGCCGCACCCGGGCGCCCCCCCGTAAAAAACCCCAGCACGCAGGCCGGGGTTTTTTGTTCATGCCGCGGTCAAGCCGCGGCCCAGGATGTCATCAAGGTTTCGTCGCCGGTGCCTTCGGCAGGCCACCGCGCGGGGCCGCGGCCGACGCGGCGCTGGCCGGCAGGGCGGGCCTCAGGTCGGACGGCAACGCCGGTGCGCCGCCAAACGAAGCGGGCGGTGGCGTGCTGCCCGCCCCGTCGGCTGGCGTGCGCGGGGGGGCCGGGTGGGGGCAGCCTCTGCGCACTGCCGGCCGGCGGGTGGGCGGACGAGCCGGTCGTGCCCTGGGCCCCAGCGGGCAGGTTCCAGGCCAGTGCCGTGGTCATCAGCAGCGCGGCGGGGACGGTGCGCAGGATGCGTCGTTGAGACATGTGCGAATACCTTTCGGTGGTTGAACACGACGCCAGTCTGCCTGCCCGCGGCGTTACATGGCGGGCACAAACGTTGGCGATGTAACGATGTGAATGCACACTGACATTACATTCGGGCGGCCGCATCGGCGGGAACTTTCCGTGCCTCGGCAGCGGTGTGCGCATCGTCCGAAAGCGCCCGCCGGCGCGCCGTTGCCGCACGCCGCGGCTGGAAAAAAACCCGGTGGCGCACTGGAAAATGCGCCTTTACCCTCACGACCATCGGGCGCGGGGGCGCCGCGACTTCAGGCGCCGGGAGCGCCCTGGCCCCACCCCCACCTTTGGTCGCCCAGCGCCTCGCCAGCAGGGTGCGGCGCGTTCGCAGCGCGGCACGCTGACCGCCGGCAGGCGGGCAAGTCGGCCCGCGTCGAGCCGTGCCCGCCCATGGTCTGGGTCTGTTTTGTTTTTTGTTTTTGCGTCCACCCGCGTGCCGCAGGGGCCGTTGGGTGGGTGAACGCGATTCGCACATTCATGTTGCAGGAGAACGCATGGCGAAGGAAGAGCTGATCGAGATGCAAGGCATCGTCAACGAAGTGCTGCCGGACACGCGCTTTCGCGTGACGCTGGACAACGGCCACGAGCTGGTGGCCTATTCGGCTGGCAAGATGAAGAAGAACCACATCCGCATCCTGGCGGGTGACCGCGTGTCGCTGGAGCTGTCGCCCTACGACCTGACCAAGGGCCGCATCAACTTCCGCCACCTCGAGCGCCGCGGCCCGCCCCCGACCGGTGGCGGTGGCCAGCGTCGGCGCTGACCGCCCGGGTTCGCGCAGTGCCCCGGGCCGCAGGCCTTCGCCGCCTGTGTCTGCACTGCCTTGTCGTGGCCGGCGCCCTCGGCGCCATGGGGTTGGCCACATCGGCGCCGCCCGCCGCGCCCGCCACGTCCCTGGCGTCATCCGGCGCCGCTGCCATGCCCACCGCTTCGACTGACGCCGTGGCGGCCGCCTTCGCCGCCCACCCGCGCACCGGCTTTCTACCGCCCGAGCTGCGCGCGCAGGCCGCCCACGATGGCCCCCTGCCCATCGGCCACGGACAAACCAATTCGCAACCGCGCACCGTGGCCAGCATGCTGCGCCTGCTGCAGGTCGAGCCCGGCATGCGCGTGCTCGATGTCGGCGCCGGCTCGGGCTGGAGCACCGCACTGCTGGCGCATCTGGTCGGCGCGCAGGGCGAGGTGCGCGGCGTCGAGCTGGTGCCCGAACTGGCGCGCTTCGGCGCCGCCAACCTGGCCGCCACAAGGCAGCCGTGGGCCAGCATCGCGGTCGCCACGCCCGGCGTGCTGGGCCTGCCCGATCAGGCGCCATTCGACCGCATCCTGGTGTCGGCCGAGCCGAAAACGCTGCCGCAGTCGCTGGTTGACCAGCTGCGCGACGGCGGCGTGATGGTGATTCCGGTGGCGGGCGAGATGCTGCGCGTGGTGCGGCGCGGCGCGCAGACCGAGGTCACGCGCCATGGCGGCTACCGTTTTGTGCCGCTCAAGTAGCTGAAAGCAAATACCGAATACCGGACGCAGAGGACGCAAAGGATTCGCAGAGGACGCAAAAGAAACAGCCAAAAGAAATTTTTTGGTTTTTTTCTGCGTCCTCTGCGGAATCTCTGCGTCCGGCTGTTGGATGGGTGCTGTCAAAGACACACAGTCCAAGCCATTTGCAGGCCCAGCGCTTGCCCCTCCAGCGCAGGCAGCTACTGAACCTATAGCATCAACCGCGCGTCGCCCGGCGCGCCCGCACCGCCTCCGCCAGGCCTTCAAGCACCGGCACGGTCTGCGCGAAGCTGATGCAGGCGTCCGTCACCGACACGCCGGGCTTGAGCGGCTGGCCGGGCACGATGTCCTGGCGGCCTTCTTCCAGGTGGCTTTCGATCATCACGCCCATGACGCGGCCATCGCCCGCGGCCACCTGGGCGGCCACGTCCTTCGCCACCTCGATCTGCCGGGCGTGCTGCTTGCTGGAATTGGCGTGCGACAGGTCGATCATGACCTGCTCGCGCAGCCCGTTTGACTTCAGCAGCGCGCAGGCCGCGTCGACGTCGGCCTTGGAATAATTGGGCGCCTTCCCGCCGCGCAGGATCACGTGGCAGTCGTCGTTGCCGCGCGTTTCAAAGATGGCGCTCTGCCCCATCTTGGTCAGGCCCAGAAAGGCGTGCGGCGACTGCGCGGCGACGATGGCGTCGGCGGCCACCTTCACGCCGCCGTCGGTACCGTTCTTGAAGCCGACCGGGCAGCTCAGGCCGCTGGCCAGCTGGCGGTGGCTCTGGCTCTCGGTGGTGCGCGCGCCGATGGCGCCCCAGCTCACCAGGTCGCTGATGAACTGCGGGCTGAGCAGGTCGAGGAATTCGGTGCCCACCGGCAGGCCCAGCGCCAGCACGTCCAGCAGCAGGCGGCGCGCCATCTGCAGGCCTTCGTTGATGGCGTAGCTGCCGTCCAGGTGCGGGTCGTTGATGTAGCCCTTCCAGCCCACGGTGGTGCGCGGCTTTTCGAAGTACACGCGCATCACCACCAGCAGCTCGGCCGCGTGGCGCTCGCTTTCAGCCTTCAGGCGGCGCGCGTAGTCCAGCGCCTGGGCGTGGTCGTGGATGGAACACGGGCCGACCACCACCACCAGCCGGTCGTCGTGCCCCTGCAGCACGCGCGAGATCGCGCTGCGGCTGTGTTCGACCAGCGCCTGCGCCGCGTCGGGCGCGGGCAGCCATTCCTGGATCAGCGCGGGTGTGAGCAGCGGGCGCACCGCGCGGATGCGCAAATCGTCGATGCGGGTGGTGTCGTGGGTGGACGGGTTGTCGATGTCTTGCATGCCCCGATTATCGGTACTTTGTGCCGCCAGCGCTGGCGGGTACAGCGAAAGCAGCTATGAAAATGGGAGTCACACGGGCGCCGGCGCCGCGTCCGCGCGCTGCCGCAGCATGCCGATGGCCCCGAACGGGCAGCGCACCGCGCACAGCGCGCAGCCGGTGCAGCCGGCTGCGTCATCCAGCGTCGAGGTCTTGCGCCTGCCCGCCGCGTGCAGCGACAGCACATGCGGCGCGCACACCGCCACGCACCAGCCGCAACCCGTGCAGCGCGCGGGGTGGATGACCGGCAGGGCGCGGGCTTTCATCGCTTGCGCCGCCGCGCCGTCCCCGTGTCAGGCGCCGCGGCCCAGCGGCGCCACGCCGATCCACGCCGCGTGCGCCCAGAACGCGAACGCCGCCCAGGCCACCACGCCCAGCACCACGGCGATCAACGTGCCGCCCAGCGTGCCCGGCGCGTACACCGTGCCCAGCGCCCGGTCGCGCTGGCGCGCGGCGCGAAAGTCGAGGACGGCCCACAGCAAAAAGGCGCCGAACAGCACCACATCGGCCAGCTTGGCCGTCGCCAGCAGGTGGCCAAAGGCCCACAGCTTGACGGCCAGCACCATCGGGTGGTGCAGCCGCGCCTTGATCTGGTTGCGCGGCACGTAGGCGGCGGCCAGAAAGATGAAGGCCAGCAGCGTGAACAGCGAGTTCAGGTGCTTCATCATCACCGGCGGCTGCCACAGCACCACCGGTTGCTGCCGCGCCAGGCTGTAGCCCCAGATGATCAGCGCAAAACCGAGCAGCGACACCAGCGTGTACAGCCCCTTCCACGGCTTTTCGCCCAGCCGCCCGATGGTCTGCGCGCGCCAGCCCTCGGCAAAAATGCGCATCGAATGCGCGCCCAGAAAGATCAGCAGACCAATGACGAGAACCAGCATGGCGTGTGTACCGCAAGGGTGAAGATGCGAACCATTATGGGACGCGGGGGTGACTGCCGTGCGAAGATCGCCCCATGCCCCTGGATCGCCCCCGCATTGCCCTGATCGGCGCGCCCACCGACGTCGGCGCCGGTGAGCGCGGCGCCAGCATGGGGCCCGAGGCGTTGCGCGTGGCCGGGCTGGTCGAGGCGCTGCGTGGCCAGGGCGCCGAGGTGCTTGACACCGGCAACCTGGCCGGCCCGCCCAACCCCATGCAGCCGCCCGTCGGCGGCTTTCGCCACCTGCCCGAAGTCGCCGCCTGGAACCGCGCCGTGCACGACGCGGTGCATGGCGCGCTGCAAGCGGGCCAATTGCCGATTCTGCTGGGCGGCGACCACTGCCTGGCCATCGGCTCCATCAGCGCCGTGGCGCGCCACGTGCAGGCGCGCGGCCAAAAGCTGCGCGTGCTGTGGTTCGACGCGCATGCCGACTTCAACACCGCCGCGCTCACGCCCAGCGGCAACATCCACGGCATGCCCGTGGCCAGCCTGTTTGGCGACGGCCCGCCCGAGCTGGTGGGCATTGGCGGCTTTTCGTCCGAGCGGCCCGCGCTGCGCGCGCCCGAGCTGCGCCAGATCGGCATCCGCAGCGTCGATGCGGGCGAAAAGCGCCTGGTGCACGAGGCCGGCATTGAGGTGTTCGACATGCGCTTCATCGACGAGCACGGCATGCGCGCCGCCATGGAGCGCGCGCTGGCGGGCGTCGATGCCGACACGCACCTGCACGTCAGCCTGGACGTGGACTTTCTCGACCCCTCGATCGCCCCCGGCGTGGCCACCACCGTGCCCGGCGGCCCGACGTACCGCGAGGCGCAGCTATGCATGGAGATGGTGGCCGACACCGGGCGGCTGGCGTCGCTCGACATCGTTGAGATCAACCCCGCCTACGACACCCACAACAACACCGCCGAGCTGGCGGTGGACCTGGTCGAAAGCCTGTTCGGCAAGAGCACGCTGATGCGCCGGCGCGGCGCTGCCTGACGATTTCGGAGGAGGAAGAACGTGCACCTGTTTTACCCGCGCTTTCACGCGCAGAGCTTTTACCGCAACACCTTCCTGGTCGACCGGCCGCAGCAGATCGCCCGCGCCGAAAAGTCCGACCGCGAATGGAACAACCTGGCCGAATCGGGCTGCCACTTCACCTGCATGGCCATGATCGCCGGCGTCGACCCGGCCACGCTGGCCGACGCTGCCATCAAGCAGGGGTATTACCGGCCCGACAAGGACTTGCCCGCCCGCGCGCTGAACGGCGACCGCGGCCCGCTGGTGTGGGACCAGAACGTGCCGGCCAAGAAGGGCCAATCCTTCACCTTCCCCAAGGTGTGGCACGCCGGCCAGGGCCGCCTGGTGGACCTCGAATTCACCTGCCGGCGCTGGGACGATTACGTGTCGCTGAAAGAGGCCACGCGGCTCATCCACGAGGCCGTCGTGCAGGGGCGCCACGTCGTCAGCGGCTCGTTCGAGCACAGCGTGCTGATCGCCGGCCTGTCCGCCGACGGCCCGCTGGTGTGGGACCCGGATGTCGAACGCGACAGCGGCGCGGCGCGGCGCCGGCTGCAAGAAATGGTCGAAGGTGGCCTGTCGCTGCGCGCGTGGGGCCAGCAAGAGAAGGTGCGCAAGTTCAGCGTGGTGGAGTACGAATTGAACGTGAAGGGCTGATGTCGCCCCGTCTGTTCACGTCGCCGGCAGCGGCAGCGCCGTGCCGCTCTTGACCTCCTCCATCACCGCATAGGTGCGCGTCTCGCGCACGCCGGGCAACTGCCACAGCACGCGGCCGGCAAAGGCGCGGTAGGCGGCCATGTCGGCCATGCGGGTCTTCAGCAGGTAGTCGAAGCCGCCGGCCACCATGTGGCATTCCAGGATGTCGCCCTGCACCTGCACGGCGGCCTTGAAGGCGTCGAACACATTGGGCGTGGTGCGGTCCAGCAGCACTTCGACGAACACCACCAGGCCGCGGCCCAGCTTGTCGGGGTTCAGCTCGGCGTGGTAGCCGCGGATGAAGCCTTCACGCGTGAGGCGCTGCACGCGCGCCAGCACGGCGGTGGGCGACAGGGCCACGGCTTCGGCCAGCTTGAGGTTGCTGATGCGGCCATCGGCTTGCAGGGCGGCGAGGATGCGCAGATCGGTGCGATCGAGCGTGGTGGATTCCATGGCCGAACATTGTGCGGCAAAGCCATGGAATTTCAGTTAAACATTCGATGACATCGCCTGAACAATGGCGGTTTGTTGTGAAGGCGGCCCAGGCCGCTCCGATCCACTTTGCGCTGCCGCCATGACACTGCACCCTCCCTTCGACGCCCTGCACGCCGAACTGGCGCCCCAAAGCCCCTTGCGCGACGCCATCACCGCCGCCACGCGCCGGCCGGAGGCCCAAGCGCTGGCGCCGCTGCTGGATCAGGCGCGGCTGGCGCCCGATCAGGCCCGCGCCGCGCACGACCTGGCCCATCGCCTGGCCGACACGCTGCGCCAGCGCAAGCGCGCTGCCGGCCGCGCGGGCATCGTGCAGGGCTTGTTGCAGGAGTTCGCCCTGTCGTCGCAAGAGGGCGTGGCGCTGATGTGCCTGGCCGAGGCGCTGCTGCGCATCCCCGACGCGGCCACGCGCGATGCGCTGATCCGCGACAAGGTGGGGCGCGGCGACTGGCAGGCGCATCTGGGACAAAGCCCCTCGCTGTTCGTCAACGCCGCCGCCTGGGGCCTGCTGCTGACGGGCAAGCTGGTGGCCACGCACAGCGAGGCGGGCTTGGGGCAGTCGCTCAAGCGCCTGACGGCCAAGGGCGGCGAGCCGCTGATCCGCAAGGGCGTCGACATGGCGATGCGCATGATGGGCGAGCAGTTCGTGACAGGCGAGACCATTGAAGAAGCGCTGAAGCACGCGCGCGGGCCTGAATCGCAAGGCTTTCGCTATTCGTATGACATGCTGGGCGAGGCGGCGCTGACCGCCGATGACGCGGCGCGCTATCTGGCCAGCTACGAAGCCGCCATCCACGCCATCGGCCGCGCGGCCGAGGGGCGCGGCGTGATCGGCGGGCCGGGCATCTCGATCAAGCTGTCGGCCCTGCACCCGCGCTACAGCCGCGCGCAACGGGCGCGCGTGCTGGCCGAGCTGTACCCGCGCGTGCTGCAGCTGGCGCAGCTGGCGCGGCAGTACGACATCGGCCTGAACATCGACGCCGAAGAGGCGGATCGGCTGGAGCTGTCGCTCGATCTGCTCGAAAAGCTGTGCCACGAGCCGTCGCTGGCCGGCTGGGACGGCATCGGCTTCGTGATCCAGGCGTACCAGAAGCGCTGCCCGTTCGTGATCGACTGGCTGGTCGAGCTGGCGCGGCGCACGCAGCACCGCCTGATGGTGCGGCTGGTGAAAGGCGCGTACTGGGACAGCGAAATCAAGCGTGCGCAGGTCGATGGCCAAAGCGACTACCCCGTCTACACCCGCAAGCCGCACACCGACGTCAGCTACCTGGCCTGCGCGCGCAAGCTGCTGGCCGCGCCCGAGGCCATTTACCCGCAGTTCGCCACCCACAACGCGCACAGCGTGGCGGCCATCGTGCAGATGGCGGGGCCAGAAGGCTGGCAGCCGGGGCAGTACGAATTCCAGTGCCTGCACGGCATGGGCGAGCCGCTGTATGAGCAGATCGTGAGCGGGCAACTCGGCGTGCAGCGCCCGTGCCGCATCTATGCGCCGGTGGGCACGCACGAGACGCTGCTGGCCTACTTGGTGCGGCGCCTGCTGGAGAACGGCGCCAACACCTCCTTCGTCAACCGCATTGCCGATGCGGACGTGCGGATTGAAGAGTTGATC
It includes:
- the rocF gene encoding arginase translates to MPLDRPRIALIGAPTDVGAGERGASMGPEALRVAGLVEALRGQGAEVLDTGNLAGPPNPMQPPVGGFRHLPEVAAWNRAVHDAVHGALQAGQLPILLGGDHCLAIGSISAVARHVQARGQKLRVLWFDAHADFNTAALTPSGNIHGMPVASLFGDGPPELVGIGGFSSERPALRAPELRQIGIRSVDAGEKRLVHEAGIEVFDMRFIDEHGMRAAMERALAGVDADTHLHVSLDVDFLDPSIAPGVATTVPGGPTYREAQLCMEMVADTGRLASLDIVEINPAYDTHNNTAELAVDLVESLFGKSTLMRRRGAA
- a CDS encoding winged helix-turn-helix transcriptional regulator, which encodes MESTTLDRTDLRILAALQADGRISNLKLAEAVALSPTAVLARVQRLTREGFIRGYHAELNPDKLGRGLVVFVEVLLDRTTPNVFDAFKAAVQVQGDILECHMVAGGFDYLLKTRMADMAAYRAFAGRVLWQLPGVRETRTYAVMEEVKSGTALPLPAT
- a CDS encoding NnrU family protein gives rise to the protein MLVLVIGLLIFLGAHSMRIFAEGWRAQTIGRLGEKPWKGLYTLVSLLGFALIIWGYSLARQQPVVLWQPPVMMKHLNSLFTLLAFIFLAAAYVPRNQIKARLHHPMVLAVKLWAFGHLLATAKLADVVLFGAFLLWAVLDFRAARQRDRALGTVYAPGTLGGTLIAVVLGVVAWAAFAFWAHAAWIGVAPLGRGA